One Mercurialis annua linkage group LG3, ddMerAnnu1.2, whole genome shotgun sequence DNA window includes the following coding sequences:
- the LOC126672785 gene encoding uncharacterized protein LOC126672785 yields MAVDICSDIPNIALISPRISFSHDLNQESHSISSIQDFRRARLDSSLLDTDFNFCISNSFVQEFSSADELFSNGKILPIEIKKHKNVSISTNHQQQPENNTEQKKLLKEFLSMSIDADDHNKPVVNNRSFWQFKRSNSLNCDSTTRTKGLIRSFQFLSRSKSTGSAPSRPKPALLFAKENQKQPQLQKQHSVPSRKSPSVASFGEFYGYNNSISGQKRPSLRKCGSYGGNGVRIATVLNLPPPYISRGTVNLFGLGSLFCNGSA; encoded by the exons ATGGCCGTAGATATCTGCTCCGATATTCCAAATATAGCGTTAATCAGTCCAAGAATCTCATTCTCCCACGATCTCAATCAAGAATCTCATTCTATATCATCAATCCAAGATTTCCGTCGTGCTCGATTAGACTCGTCTTTATTAGACACTGATTTCAACTTCTGCATCAGCAATAGCTTCGTTCAAGAATTCTCTTCTGCTGACGAGCTTTTCTCCAATGGCAAGATCTTGCCTATCGAAATCAAGAAAcataaaaacgtttcgatttcgaCCAATCATCAGCAACAACCGGAGAACAATACGGAACAGAAGAAGCTCTTGAAAGAGTTCTTGTCAATGAGCATTGATGCAGATGATCACAACAAACCAGTAGTGAATAATAGATCTTTCTGGCAATTCAAGAGAAGTAACAGTTTGAATTGCGATAGCACAACTCGAACGAAAGGTTTGATTCGatcttttcagtttctttcGAGAAGTAAGTCGACAGGTTCAGCTCCGAGTCGTCCAAAACCGGCATTGTTGTTTGCTAAAGAAAATCAGAAACAGCCTCAGTTGCAAAAACAGCATTCTGTTCCGAGTAGGAAGTCTCCGTCCGTTGCGAGTTTTGGTGAGTTCTACGGCTATAATAATAGTATCTCGGGGCAAAAACGTCCTTCTTTAAGGAAATGTGGATCTTACGGTGGCAACGGAGTTCGAATCGCGACGGTTTTGAATTTACCGCCACCGTATATTTCTAGAGGAACGGTTAATCTTTTTGGTTTGGGttctttgttttgtaatg GTTCTGCTTAG